AGATGTGCATATTGGATACCACAGACTACTTCTCTAGGTGGGCTAAAGCTGTTCCATTCAAGGAAGTAAAAAAGGAAACTGTTGCCGATTTTATCAAGTCAAACATAATTTTTAGGTATGGCATACCAAGATACATAATCACGAATAATGGAACGCCATTTGACTACAAGATCGTGAGGAGTCTATGCGAGAAATTTGGTTTCAAGCAGTAGAAGTCTTTAATGTATAATGCACCCGCCAATGGCCTTGCTGAAGCTTTTAACAAGACGCTTGGTAaccttttgaagaaagttgttgcaAAGAACAAGAGAGATTGGCATGAGAAAATTGGTGAAGCTTTGTGGGCATACCGGACAACCTTCAGAACTGTTACACAAGCAACTCCTTACTCTTTGGTGTATGGCGTAGAAGCAGTCCTACCGTTTGAGCAACAAATTCCATCATTGCGTATCACAATCCAAGAAAGACTCACGTCCGAAGAGAATGCTCAACTTCGCCTAGCAGAATTAGAGGCATTAGCTGAGAAAAGATTGGAAGCGCAACAAAAATTGGAGTGCTATCAAGCTCGGCTAGCTAGAGCCTTCAACCAGAAAGTTCGACCACGATCGTTCCAAGCGGGAGACTTAGTCCTAACTGTTCGACGACCCGTAATCCTCAACAAACACATATGTGACAATTTTACCTCAAAATAGGATGGGCCATATGTTGTGAAAGAAGCCTATTCAAGTAGCGCATACAAAAATATTGATAAGGATGGTCTCAAAGTTGGTCCGATCACCGGAAATTTTTTGAAGCAATACTTCCCATGAAATTCACCTACGCTCCTCGacacatgagcctaaactgcatatTGCTACACTCCTGATCCGTATGTGTCTAAACTgtgtacggccaaaaaacaaaatCCTCTAGGTTGAAAACCTCTAAAGGGACGGCCTAGGCAAAAATTAGGGCATGAAAGAAAAAACAAACTCATCCCTCAGAACTAcgttatgacttgatcctcttcaccgaggtacgtaggcaatTTAGAGTTTCATTCCAAGTTTAGTCGCATGAGTTTTAAAAAAAGGGGTGGCTTCGCATGACGATCTACTATAATAATTCTTTCTTTCTTATAGATATTTTGCGTACTCAAAACTTCAACATATCTGCATCTTGTATGACATCTCAGTCTGATATCCGGACCCTTTGAGCTCCTTTGCGAGTCTGCAAAAGAAAACTAATGGATAAGATTTGTGAGGCATGATAGTCAAAGTTACTACATGCAAGATTGTAAAGTCAatttcaagaaagaaaaaaaaacattcGTAGGACAACTGAGAGAGCATAGAGATGGAAAGCAAGCTCAACAGACACCGAGATCAACTTTGAAAAACACTACTGCGGTCCATATGGAAGATGTTATGCCCCTAAGATTTTGTATGTCTATTTTCCAACAACACAAACCGTTCGCAATTTGGAGGCCCCTAGCTCAAGATACTATTTCTTTTGCCGGAACTACACGAATCTGAAAGCTACTGCAGCTAGGGGGATTTTGAGAATTTTTTGTTTCCAGCTCGAAAGGAGTTCTACTGTGAAATTTATATGTATTGCAGCTCTATGAGATTACTTTCTAATGGTGTAAACGAATCGCAATTTGGAGTCTCCTAGCTCGAGAAGGCAGACACACACACAAGGCAGACAACTAGATGAACATCAAGAAATCATTGCGGCCAGTCCATAAGGAATTATGCAATAATATTTTCAAGTGATTCTTCTTTCCGTGTTTTCTTTCTAATGACAAAGACGTCTAACAGTTCCGATGCTCCTAGATCAAGATATGAATTTCTCAGTAAGAAGACACAAAGCTGAAAGGCAGCATGATTGACGTCTAGACTAAATTCAAGAAATAACTACGTCCGTTGAGGAAGGAAATTTGCCAAGACATTTTTTAGGCCTTGTAGATCTCTGAATTTTCTTTCCAGTGGTGCTAATGACTTGTAAATTTGATGCTCCTAGCTCAAGATATGATTTTGTCATCAAGAGTGCGCACAACTGGATTGCAAGTGCGGTAGACATCAGGAGCAAATTCAGAATATTATTGCAGCCATTCTGAGGggaatcctactatgaaattttCACGTATTATAGGTGTCAGAGCTTTATTTCCAATGGCACAAACGGTTCATGATTCGGACACTCCTAGCTCGGGACATCAATCTTTTGGTGAGACTGTACAATACTGTAAAGTTAAAATGTTGGACACGTTTATCAGTTTCAAAAAATACATTGCGGCTAATCCTCAAGGAATTTGGTGCTGAATTTTTTATATGTTCCATCCCTGCAAGATATGATTCTTTAGGAAGAAGCGGTTTGTGATTTCATTGCTCTTGCATTGAGAAATAAGTATTTTTGCAAAGATGCGCTAAGTGTTTGCTTGCCGAAGTTGGGAAGGCCTACTCCAATTGTCTTCCCCGTCAACCTGAAATGATGCGATGTGGTACATGTTGGCTCACCAATGATGAAATATTGTCTCTCCAAGCCTCCAAGAATAGTGATTTTATTGCCAAGGTTGAAAGGACACTTCATGTGTCTCTCTCGCCAAGCCGCAACAAAGAGATGAGAAGTTTGCTAGCAATGCATCTTCTTAGGGATATCAAGATCGCTAGAACTCTCACAAAATCCTGCAAAGGAAAATATCTTGAAAGTCCTCAGTGCCAATAGCACGACGTTTCAGCAACATGCACTTCAACTCCACTCATAAATGTCGATGTAGACGATATAAAACTTGTGATTTCACATGATTGATTGGTGTCGACTGTGCAAAGCTCAGTTTAGCAGTAAGTGTCAATGTTGGCAACAAGACGCTTAATTCGACATAAGGCTTACTGCTATCTTCTTGTAGAGTACTGTATGCTTTGGTTCCTGCTGGTCGGGTTGGTTAACGACGATAGATGCATTCGGTGCACTAATTGAGATGTTCTGCTTTCGGACTAATGCTTCATGGGCTAATGCTAATTTCGTTTAGTGGTTTTGCTGCTTCATGAATACTTATCCATAGCCCCACGttctaagaaaagaaaagaataaaaaggTTAGCATGAGTAACAAAAAGTTTGATTAAAACTAATCAGCATGGAAAGGGAAGTTAAAATTAAGGAGCCTCGTTAATCTATGACCTTGACCATGAGTTAGGTCATTGAGTATCTGAAACCAGCAGTTCCACCAGCCACGCACAAGCAATAAGGACAATGATGCGGATATTTTACTCAGCAACAAGAAACGGTGTCAATGACACGACGCTTCAATGCGGATGGTGAGCATTGTGACGTGCATTTCTCCGTCAAATCTTGATGGATCGTACACTTTATGAACCTCTGACCTACAAAAAGGAATGGTGATCATCCACTTTTTCTCATGATGCGGATTGGAGAACTCTCCATATATATCTTCTCCAaacctgcaaaaaaaaaaagggaaaaaagaagtATGTTGCCCGAACAATCCTCTCGATTTCAGCACTTGATTCAAAGATTTGTTGCGTCTGGATAAAAAGGGCTGGAGCTTCGAGTTTTATAGATATTGTATATCTCCGAGTCTTCTTCCCAACGGTGCAAACATCTCGTAGTTCGGATGCTCCTATCTTGAGATATGAATCGTTTTAGCAAGAGCGTACAAAGCTGAAAAAAATCAAGCCAGCATGTTGGAACTTGTGTTCTATATTCAGAAAATTATCTAGGGAAACCTAAGAATATCCTGACTATGATTTATACATATTTTTGTATCTCTAGGAGTCTaatttccaacgcttcaaacggCTTGTGATTTGGATGCTCCTATCTCGAGATACGACTTTTTCGCCGAGAGTGCGCAGAGTTGTGAGATCAATGGGCCAGACACGTATGCCAACTTCAAAAATTAATACCAGACAATCCAGAAGGAATTTGGCTGTAATTGTTTGATATGCTGGATTTCTTTGAGTCTAGAATCAGTAGAATCAAGCGGCCCATGATTTGGACTCTCTGATCTCATAATATAAATCTTTCGTCGAGAGTGCGCA
This sequence is a window from Nicotiana tomentosiformis chromosome 5, ASM39032v3, whole genome shotgun sequence. Protein-coding genes within it:
- the LOC138892012 gene encoding uncharacterized protein, with the protein product MYNAPANGLAEAFNKTLGNLLKKVVAKNKRDWHEKIGEALWAYRTTFRTVTQATPYSLVYGVEAVLPFEQQIPSLRITIQERLTSEENAQLRLAELEALAEKRLEAQQKLECYQARLARAFNQKEEAVCDFIALALRNKYFCKDALSVCLPKLGRPTPIVFPVNLK